A genomic window from Vagococcus sp. CY52-2 includes:
- a CDS encoding S9 family peptidase — MKTITKESLFELNSLSQPISVGNIIFFMEHSINKESNQYESRIYSVDKQTKERRLWSGEETSISQLKISPNKKWLSYVSKVGKKLHLKIQSLDGGSAYSLMQKDSFSDYIWNESSSAIYFVQTKSTDEKKEEKILEQPKRWNKLIYKLDGAGLLDLNATYQLSKIMLATKEESILFETTDEINLTYVSKDESYVLLGRDKEPQDEWDYGSTLYKYDLSTKSLMNLTESLPKGSFYYGKMNPTEEDLLLVGNTFEYGFVTQNKLYHYDMKSGFLTCLTESLDEEVGDAIVGDFQQQVRGVDIDFLTSDTFIFPVTHHGKIVLYKGDFDGNLKKIYDEKNHLTDAYLTGSELIVTYSTLIEPSVLATLSLEDVTLKTVYNPNELILKDMILSTPQEFWYESEEDVSVQGWYVPPVLSEKQHPAVLYIHGGPQVCYGETFFHEMQYHAANGYGVIMLNPRGGQGYGQEFVSAILGDYGNKDYTDLMVGLDAVLTEHPEIDEKKLVVAGGSYGGFMTNWIVGHSKRFQAAVTQRSISNWISFYGTSDIGAFFVKYQLLTDLPNISDMWKLSPLAYVEHGQTPLLVLHGEDDLRCPKEQGEQMYTAMKRFNVPTEMVVYPKSSHGLSRGGLPHLRLARLTDISSWFDKHLNNGETIK; from the coding sequence ATGAAAACAATAACGAAAGAAAGTTTATTTGAACTAAATAGTTTATCCCAACCTATTTCAGTGGGAAATATCATCTTTTTTATGGAGCATTCGATTAATAAAGAGAGTAATCAATACGAATCTCGTATTTATAGTGTAGATAAACAGACAAAAGAGCGTCGATTATGGAGTGGTGAGGAGACTTCAATTAGTCAGTTGAAAATATCACCAAATAAAAAATGGCTAAGCTATGTGAGTAAAGTTGGCAAAAAACTTCATTTAAAAATCCAATCACTAGATGGAGGTAGTGCCTATAGTTTGATGCAAAAAGATTCTTTTTCGGATTACATTTGGAATGAATCAAGTAGTGCGATTTATTTTGTCCAAACGAAATCAACTGATGAAAAGAAAGAAGAAAAGATTTTAGAGCAACCAAAAAGATGGAATAAATTGATTTATAAACTAGATGGAGCTGGATTATTAGACTTGAACGCGACGTATCAATTAAGTAAGATAATGCTAGCAACGAAAGAAGAAAGCATCCTATTTGAAACTACTGATGAAATCAATTTAACCTATGTTTCTAAAGATGAAAGCTATGTGTTACTTGGACGAGATAAAGAACCACAAGATGAGTGGGATTATGGTAGTACATTGTATAAATATGATTTATCAACAAAATCTCTGATGAATTTAACAGAGTCATTGCCTAAAGGAAGTTTTTATTATGGTAAAATGAATCCTACTGAAGAAGATTTATTATTAGTTGGAAATACCTTTGAATATGGTTTTGTTACCCAAAATAAATTGTATCACTATGACATGAAAAGTGGTTTCTTAACCTGTTTAACTGAAAGCTTAGATGAAGAAGTAGGTGACGCTATTGTTGGAGATTTCCAACAACAAGTAAGAGGAGTCGATATTGACTTTTTAACTTCTGATACTTTTATTTTCCCCGTGACTCATCATGGTAAAATTGTGTTATACAAGGGTGATTTTGATGGTAATTTAAAAAAAATATATGATGAAAAAAATCATCTAACAGATGCGTATTTAACAGGTAGTGAACTGATTGTGACGTATTCAACATTAATAGAGCCATCAGTTTTAGCGACTTTATCTTTAGAAGATGTCACATTAAAAACAGTATACAATCCAAATGAGTTAATTTTAAAAGATATGATATTATCAACACCACAAGAGTTTTGGTACGAATCTGAGGAGGATGTATCCGTTCAGGGATGGTATGTGCCACCTGTATTAAGTGAAAAACAGCATCCAGCCGTTCTATATATTCATGGTGGGCCTCAAGTATGTTATGGTGAAACGTTCTTCCATGAAATGCAATACCATGCGGCAAATGGTTATGGCGTGATTATGTTAAATCCAAGAGGTGGACAAGGTTACGGCCAGGAATTTGTTAGTGCGATATTAGGAGATTATGGCAATAAAGACTATACGGATTTGATGGTAGGGTTAGATGCTGTGTTAACAGAACATCCTGAAATTGATGAGAAAAAATTAGTGGTTGCTGGTGGAAGTTATGGAGGCTTTATGACAAACTGGATTGTTGGCCATTCTAAACGATTTCAAGCGGCAGTGACACAACGTTCTATTTCTAACTGGATTAGTTTTTATGGGACAAGTGATATTGGGGCATTCTTCGTAAAATATCAGTTATTAACTGATTTACCAAATATTTCAGATATGTGGAAGTTATCACCATTAGCTTACGTAGAACATGGGCAAACACCTTTACTTGTTTTACATGGAGAAGACGATTTACGTTGTCCAAAAGAGCAAGGTGAGCAGATGTATACAGCGATGAAACGCTTTAACGTGCCTACTGAAATGGTTGTGTATCCGAAATCGAGTCATGGCTTATCAAGAGGAGGATTACCTCATTTACGTTTAGCTCGTCTGACAGATATTTCATCATGGTTTGATAAGCATTTAAACAATGGAGAGACAATAAAATGA
- a CDS encoding aspartate/glutamate racemase family protein, with amino-acid sequence MEHFFTVIGGMGTKATELYVKMVNDKTPAEKDQDYLNYVLVNYATIPDRSSYIMDKENNENPLPYLLDVIKTYDKLSPDFFVLTCNTAHYFFDELEKATDKPLLHMPKLAISRVSDAYAKNARVGIIGTEGTIKNKIYDPFIEEAGFNVVHPTKDIQDKVSTLIFDKIKHLDQLDHDLYHEILDDMFNELNCDVIVLGCTELSMMEDAENQMNEHVIDPQNVLAEETVALALQNRK; translated from the coding sequence ATGGAACATTTCTTTACCGTCATTGGAGGTATGGGAACTAAAGCAACAGAATTATATGTCAAGATGGTGAATGATAAAACACCAGCCGAAAAAGACCAAGATTATTTAAATTATGTTTTAGTTAATTATGCCACTATTCCTGATAGAAGTTCTTATATAATGGATAAAGAAAATAATGAAAATCCATTACCATACTTACTTGATGTGATTAAAACATATGATAAGTTATCGCCAGATTTCTTTGTTTTAACCTGTAATACAGCGCATTATTTTTTTGATGAGTTAGAAAAAGCAACAGACAAACCACTTCTTCATATGCCAAAATTGGCTATTTCAAGAGTCAGTGATGCGTATGCAAAAAATGCACGTGTCGGGATTATTGGGACAGAAGGAACGATAAAAAATAAGATTTATGATCCTTTTATTGAAGAAGCTGGTTTCAACGTCGTTCATCCAACAAAAGATATCCAAGATAAAGTGAGTACGTTAATTTTTGATAAAATTAAACACTTAGATCAATTAGATCATGACTTATATCATGAAATACTTGATGATATGTTTAATGAACTAAACTGTGATGTCATAGTGTTAGGTTGTACAGAATTATCTATGATGGAAGACGCTGAAAATCAGATGAATGAGCATGTCATTGATCCACAAAATGTCTTAGCAGAAGAAACAGTGGCACTAGCTTTACAAAATAGAAAATAA
- a CDS encoding carboxylate--amine ligase, whose amino-acid sequence MLTQKQDFIPVLLGGDLNLYGMARSFYDITNKPVRTIASASIAPTKHTKILAIEVVPSFDTDPTFIETMREVAKEYKDSDVPVILMGMGDWYTELISKHLEELSETFVCPYINKELEKQLVNKQDFYDICEKYDLPYPKTKIITRRMVENSEATQPFDFPIALKPANSVSWNDFTDPIKEKVYIIDNMTEYNRVIHGIYGAGYKDNLILQEFVEGNESPMRVLNCYVDKNHQVKMMCLGHPLLEDPTPLGIGNYLAIMPDYNEAIYKQVKDFLEDIKYTGFANFDLKYDIKDNTFKFFEINLRQGRSSFFVTLNGLNLAEWVVRDYIYDDLKDSDTVYANIPDDKGQLWLNVPIDIFDKYVPETQYKDIAREMIADKRYGYTFYYDGDRSLGRYLLLQRMFRYYRKAFKKYGK is encoded by the coding sequence ATATTGACTCAAAAACAAGATTTTATCCCAGTGTTGTTAGGGGGAGATTTGAATCTGTATGGGATGGCCCGCTCATTTTATGACATTACAAATAAACCAGTCCGGACAATCGCCAGCGCCTCTATTGCACCAACAAAACATACGAAAATATTAGCTATCGAAGTTGTACCAAGTTTTGATACAGATCCAACGTTTATCGAAACCATGAGAGAAGTCGCAAAAGAGTATAAAGATTCTGATGTGCCAGTTATTTTGATGGGAATGGGAGATTGGTATACAGAACTTATCTCAAAACATTTAGAGGAATTATCTGAAACGTTTGTTTGCCCATACATCAATAAAGAGTTAGAAAAACAATTAGTTAATAAGCAAGATTTTTATGATATTTGCGAAAAGTATGATTTACCTTATCCAAAAACGAAAATTATCACTCGTCGTATGGTGGAAAATTCTGAAGCTACACAGCCTTTTGATTTTCCGATTGCGTTAAAACCAGCAAACAGTGTGTCATGGAATGATTTTACCGATCCGATTAAGGAAAAAGTTTATATTATTGACAATATGACAGAATATAATCGTGTTATTCATGGCATCTATGGAGCTGGATACAAAGACAATTTAATCTTACAAGAATTTGTGGAGGGCAATGAAAGTCCAATGCGTGTGTTAAATTGTTATGTTGACAAAAATCATCAAGTAAAAATGATGTGTTTAGGTCATCCATTACTTGAAGACCCGACACCACTTGGTATTGGCAATTACTTAGCTATTATGCCTGATTATAATGAAGCGATTTATAAACAAGTAAAAGACTTTTTAGAAGATATTAAATACACAGGTTTTGCAAACTTTGATTTGAAATATGACATTAAAGACAATACCTTTAAATTCTTTGAAATTAATTTAAGACAAGGAAGAAGTAGTTTCTTTGTAACGCTTAATGGATTAAACTTAGCTGAGTGGGTTGTGAGAGATTATATTTATGATGATTTAAAAGATAGTGATACAGTTTATGCCAACATCCCAGATGATAAGGGGCAACTATGGCTAAATGTACCAATCGATATTTTTGATAAATATGTTCCTGAAACACAATATAAAGATATTGCTAGAGAGATGATAGCCGATAAACGCTATGGTTATACTTTCTATTATGATGGAGATCGTAGTTTAGGTCGTTATTTATTGCTTCAGCGTATGTTTAGGTATTATCGAAAAGCGTTTAAAAAATATGGTAAGTAA
- the asnB gene encoding asparagine synthase (glutamine-hydrolyzing), with translation MCGFVGYMNQPGIDPTVIKKMADRIVHRGPDDEGFYQDDVISMGFRRLSIIDLNHGQQPMTNQTNTKVLTFNGEIYNYVELREELQELGYEFKTEVDSEVLIHGYDAWQEGLLDRIRGMYAFVIYDSENGEVFGARDHFGIKPLYYFKNEDTFMWGSEIKAFLDHPSFVKELNEELLPIHLSFEYIPSDETLFKNVYKVNPGHYFKFKNNDLEVNEYYHFTFEEEQKMTMDEAKRDIIDTVDESVKKHMIADVEVGSFLSSGIDSSYILNEASQDRDIQSFSLGFDDKNISELEWAQEFAKEIDQKNTAIMINDEDFFGIIPKAMYHMDEPLSNPSAIQLYFLSKETSKHVKVALSGEGADEFFGGYNTYLEAGTFKKYEKFTTRNMRQLFAQTAKRLPHFHGRRFLIRGAQDISERYYRVNYVFNEAERNDLLKDTRFNKSSSLYVKDLFDEAKSKDDVTKMQHFDIHGWLAYDILHKADRMSMANSLEVRTPLVDKEVAEIAKRMPTDTRVDMKNGVTKIAWREASEAKLPDRIVNREKLGFPSPLASWLKEDKYQEMLKDAFNSDIAKEFFNVDYLNRLLEEQKQGIANMQKIFTIYTFIVWYRVYFIEN, from the coding sequence ATGTGTGGATTTGTCGGATATATGAACCAACCAGGTATTGATCCAACAGTCATCAAAAAAATGGCGGATCGTATTGTACATAGAGGACCAGATGATGAAGGATTTTACCAAGATGACGTTATCTCAATGGGATTTAGACGCCTATCAATTATTGATTTAAATCATGGACAACAACCAATGACTAACCAAACCAATACAAAAGTATTAACGTTTAATGGTGAAATATATAATTACGTAGAATTAAGAGAAGAATTACAAGAATTAGGTTACGAATTTAAAACAGAAGTGGATTCTGAAGTATTGATTCATGGCTATGATGCTTGGCAAGAGGGATTATTAGACCGTATTCGTGGAATGTACGCGTTTGTTATTTATGATTCTGAAAACGGTGAAGTCTTTGGAGCACGTGATCACTTTGGTATTAAACCTCTTTACTACTTTAAAAATGAGGATACCTTTATGTGGGGATCAGAAATAAAAGCCTTTTTAGATCACCCATCATTCGTTAAAGAATTAAATGAGGAATTATTACCAATTCATCTAAGTTTTGAATACATTCCAAGTGACGAAACATTATTCAAAAATGTTTATAAAGTTAATCCAGGTCATTATTTCAAATTTAAAAATAACGATTTAGAAGTGAATGAATACTATCACTTCACATTTGAAGAAGAACAAAAAATGACCATGGATGAAGCAAAACGTGACATTATCGATACAGTAGACGAATCAGTGAAAAAACACATGATTGCAGACGTTGAAGTGGGAAGTTTCTTATCAAGTGGGATTGATTCAAGCTACATTTTAAATGAAGCATCACAAGATAGAGATATCCAATCATTTTCATTAGGATTTGACGATAAAAACATCAGTGAATTAGAATGGGCACAAGAATTTGCAAAAGAAATTGACCAAAAAAATACAGCTATCATGATTAATGATGAAGATTTCTTTGGTATTATTCCTAAGGCAATGTATCACATGGATGAGCCTTTATCTAACCCTTCTGCGATTCAATTGTATTTCTTATCAAAAGAAACAAGTAAGCATGTAAAAGTGGCTTTGTCTGGAGAAGGAGCCGATGAATTTTTCGGTGGCTATAATACCTATTTAGAAGCAGGAACATTTAAAAAATATGAAAAGTTTACGACACGAAATATGCGTCAATTGTTCGCTCAAACAGCGAAACGTTTGCCACATTTTCATGGTCGCCGTTTCTTAATTCGTGGGGCACAAGATATCAGTGAACGTTATTATCGTGTGAATTATGTGTTTAACGAAGCAGAAAGAAATGACTTGCTAAAAGATACGCGTTTTAACAAATCTTCATCGTTATATGTAAAAGATTTATTTGATGAAGCAAAAAGCAAAGATGATGTCACTAAAATGCAACATTTTGATATTCATGGATGGTTAGCTTATGATATTTTACATAAAGCAGACCGTATGAGTATGGCTAATTCATTAGAGGTTAGAACACCTTTAGTGGATAAAGAAGTGGCTGAAATTGCAAAGCGTATGCCAACTGATACGCGTGTTGACATGAAAAACGGTGTGACAAAAATTGCTTGGCGTGAAGCTTCTGAAGCTAAATTACCCGATCGCATTGTAAATCGTGAAAAATTAGGATTCCCGTCACCACTTGCTTCATGGTTAAAAGAAGATAAATACCAAGAGATGTTAAAAGACGCATTTAATTCTGATATTGCAAAAGAATTCTTTAATGTCGATTACTTAAATCGTTTATTAGAAGAACAAAAACAAGGAATAGCAAATATGCAAAAAATATTTACTATTTACACATTTATTGTTTGGTACCGAGTTTATTTTATTGAAAATTAA
- a CDS encoding helix-turn-helix domain-containing protein, with the protein MEKQMFRLLNSTNQQLLTILELISENKRWYTTKEIGLHINVTERTAQRYIHQIRELTVAFNDYSTKNVMIYFEKYRGIYLESESGYIELKNYIFEQDETIQLLKHLIVEDGVIIDQYVVDHYISVNSVKSSLKKIKVLFELYDLTLSRQTYAIIGNEKQIRLIIYIMMWTLYKGMKWPFETINEHIMYQTVDLFSETNHLTFSVIQRKQLAYVLSTNLIRLRKKHFIEMEEDWRNYVNMDVLLEKLSFLKNLMQEFNIYSESEVYFYAVVSQIKTKFYESSIFKEEILSYHKRQQSDVYLATQQFMELFQKTFSKIPTDLLDRFFITSFCAHMFSRLFKRVHVDVDGHYVINEINDRYPVLKRKMLEMIHQLYKDTGNDLFLMKDFLLQKYILLFSSVKPLTYYEAEITIYLDTDLPYFVIRDIEERIMHRYKYDYHIVFKTLNETKRIDLVLTNIPNTLEEMNRYSPHVQLFDYPIKERDLIDIGKKLQLLVQEKSDMIRL; encoded by the coding sequence ATGGAAAAGCAAATGTTTCGATTACTAAATTCGACAAACCAACAATTATTAACTATATTGGAACTGATTTCTGAAAATAAACGATGGTATACAACAAAAGAGATTGGATTACATATCAATGTTACTGAAAGAACAGCTCAAAGGTATATACACCAAATACGTGAATTGACGGTAGCATTTAATGATTACTCAACAAAAAATGTCATGATTTATTTTGAAAAATATCGTGGCATTTATCTAGAGAGTGAGTCTGGATATATTGAATTAAAGAATTATATTTTTGAGCAGGACGAGACCATTCAACTTTTAAAGCACCTTATTGTAGAAGATGGTGTAATAATTGATCAATACGTAGTAGACCATTATATTAGCGTTAATTCTGTTAAATCATCGCTTAAAAAAATTAAAGTTTTGTTTGAATTGTATGACTTGACTCTGTCTAGACAAACATACGCTATTATTGGCAATGAAAAACAAATCAGATTAATTATTTATATTATGATGTGGACATTATATAAAGGAATGAAGTGGCCATTTGAAACAATTAATGAGCATATTATGTATCAAACGGTTGATTTGTTTTCTGAAACGAATCACTTAACTTTTTCTGTTATTCAGAGAAAACAATTAGCTTACGTGCTATCAACAAATTTAATTCGTCTTAGAAAAAAACATTTTATAGAGATGGAAGAAGATTGGCGAAATTATGTTAATATGGATGTTTTACTTGAAAAATTATCCTTTTTGAAAAATTTAATGCAAGAATTTAATATTTATTCTGAGTCAGAAGTTTATTTTTATGCTGTTGTCTCACAAATTAAAACCAAATTTTACGAGTCTTCCATTTTTAAAGAGGAAATATTGTCTTATCATAAACGTCAACAATCAGACGTTTATTTGGCTACACAACAATTTATGGAATTGTTTCAAAAAACGTTTAGTAAGATACCAACTGATTTACTAGATCGTTTTTTTATTACCAGTTTTTGTGCACACATGTTTTCACGGTTATTTAAACGAGTTCATGTTGACGTGGATGGTCATTATGTTATTAATGAAATAAATGATCGGTATCCAGTTTTAAAACGTAAGATGTTAGAGATGATTCATCAGTTATATAAAGACACAGGAAATGATTTATTTCTGATGAAAGACTTTTTGTTACAAAAATATATTTTACTTTTTTCATCAGTTAAGCCATTAACATATTATGAAGCAGAAATTACAATTTATCTCGATACAGATTTACCCTATTTTGTAATACGAGATATAGAAGAAAGAATTATGCATCGTTATAAGTATGATTATCATATAGTATTCAAGACACTTAATGAAACAAAACGAATAGATTTGGTTTTAACTAATATTCCAAATACCTTAGAAGAAATGAATCGCTATTCTCCACATGTCCAATTATTTGATTATCCAATTAAAGAACGTGATTTAATAGACATTGGAAAAAAATTACAACTTTTGGTACAAGAGAAAAGTGACATGATTCGGCTTTAA